The following are encoded together in the Anguilla rostrata isolate EN2019 chromosome 19, ASM1855537v3, whole genome shotgun sequence genome:
- the LOC135245882 gene encoding cortactin-binding protein 2-like isoform X1: MSQCTRVGGHLLSEPLKRYSEKMATDGAGGEQPSQIQTLTTAVCGSVEMKCELNMDNLSKPELLTLLSIMEGELEARDLVIEALRAPRNEAFIQERYGHFNLSDPFLALQRDFESGGGAKARRAPCASPLAVLEVVMAHCRRMQERMAAQLAAADARQKKLEQEKAQLQGLQQEQRRLSAQLREEREKGKHMVSMLVRECKQLSARAAEEARRCQELSAQLEEEARASGRLGEELRAERQKGQQAEAASEKQLWELDTEREQLRARLGREEARGAELREESEALRRQVEELRTEREAPPPEATAAPPAAVAPPPADEAAPSADKVATVSVGVGTDHVTCRVAMCQTDPPAAEIGMEGLRKAPLALPAKPSPASYGGVGRGARGLPQSENGPGGPDPSPAPHPTGISPRVQAARYKFQAPAEQDQNGTPSPPSRDLSPNNRDSFAARQQARHTVTQVLSRFTSPPAGGALRPGPPHPAPEGGGPVPARLGPHVGLKSPTPGRIDRGNPPPIPPKKPGLSQTPSPPHPAMKVSGEGVRPPAPGAGGLPKPATPQLPPKPAVDLAGRGGGCPVPALTATQVGAGPAPEQGPHRPACAGCSPSSPAPPASAAPRSPCESDSLPAAASGWCAPVAPPPGCGGPVPLVDGRTLLLLAAAQGNVTLLSVLLSPGEGGAAALCSAAQNGHTECVKLLLAAGVAAEVPDKKGFTPLHTAAAHGKPRRVEELAGVAVDVDHAAADGRTALFLACGSGSPDSVRALLDAGADRTLVTADGWTTLHAAASMGNAFCLELLLHHPPPSAEPASPAAVTAAPRDKRPPLLPSALLNHCNRDGWTPAHIAASKGFKNCLEVLCGHSELDIEKRDKCNRTIHDVATDDCKDLLENLDSYRVLIRIQRGSEERVCTVDMLEDGLTVGMVTVRRATGWAELSQSLTRALSAHFLLLSGGGASLGLSADSVSSVLIGDAVWRPGQPLSPSPWDLIRKRHCQHLTVRLKGLSESSLEELVYDSLIPLQLLQNYIRLVEQYRNIIFHGLEGSCQDYIANQICRCIKHKQEAMGVCCDIIRVEVDETLSKEQLVETFINCGFLVPERQCVTGASVVVLLEGLERARSLSELLGDLCEGLENRGSAYPLPLLHGEACSQWPGGALVPWGSDYPLPLLHAQDGCGLHHFHEGGFLIGTLTKPRLHGAELLLQQHFRWVQLRWDSEPLSGLLNRHLNRKLVHKMRGQVPPASDVLSRTVAWVCAVWQQLNSCLTRLGAPEALIGPQMFLSCPVVPEQAQAVLKWLSRLWNVVVVPRVEEAIGARVTAKRSPGQRQSPSNKNLCPRQQAVVKAALSILVNKAVLQGCPLQRTEIDEHLPAFQGGGFPLLSLSPNKGGAKKGRDAAGWRKASTSPRKKGGPAPAWRAGGTLREGLLCSTDSSGQREDVQLSLSSDDLIQELQAMCSSRSEPDVSKVGRSPSNLSAPGPAGSKSRAPKPRSQLPVPASTLQPPGSVPRSRTRQTPLPKSKPPEEIWILHREPH; the protein is encoded by the exons AACGCTACAGTGAGAAGATGGCGACGGACGGAGCGGGTGGGGAGCAGCCTTCTCAGATCCAAACGCTGACAACCGCTGTGTGTGGAAGCGTCGAAATG AAATGCGAGTTGAACATGGACAACCTGAGCAAGCCCGAGCTTCTGACTCTGCTCAGCATCATGGAAGGCGAGCTGGAGGCACGGGACCTGGTTATCGAGGCTCTTAGG gccCCCCGGAACGAGGCCTTCATCCAGGAGCGCTACGGCCACTTCAACCTGTCGGACCCCTTCCTGGCGCTGCAGCGCGACTTCGagtctgggggcggggccaaggcGCGGCGGGCGCCGTGCGCCAGCCCCCTGGCCGTGCTGGAGGTCGTCATGGCGCACTGCCGGAGGATGCAGGAGCGCATGGCCGCGCAGCTCGCCGCCGCCGACGCCCGGCAGAAGAAG ctggagcaggagaaggcgcagctgcagggcctgcagcaggagcagcggcGGCTGTCGGCGCAGCTGAGGGAGGAGCGGGAGAAGGGCAAGCACATGGTCAGCATGCTGGTGCGCGAGTGCAAGCAGCTGAGCGCCCGGGCGGCCGAGGAGGCGCGCCGCTGCCAGGAGCTCTCcgcccagctggaggaggaggcgcgggcCTCGGGCcggctgggggaggagctgcGGGCGGAGCGGCAGAAGGGGCAGCAGGCGGAGGCGGCCTCGGAGAAGCAGCTGTGGGAGCTGGACACAGAGCGGGAGCAGCTGCGGGCGCGGCTGGGCCGGGAGGAGGCGCGCGGGGCGGAGctgagggaggagagcgaggcGCTGCGCCGCCaggtggaggagctgaggaCTGAGagggaggccccgccccctgaagCTACGGCCGCGCCTCCTGCagctgtggccccgccccctgcggACGAAGCCGCACCCTCCGCGGACAAGGTGGCCACGGTCTCCGTCGGCGTGGGGACCGATCACGTGACCTGCCGGGTGGCCATGTGTCAGACCGACCCGCCCGCGGCGGAAATTGGCATGGAGGGGCTGAGGAAGGCGCCCCTCGCCCTCCCCGCCAAACCGTCCCCCGCCAGCTACGGGGGCGTGGGCCGCGGGGCGCGGGGGCTCCCCCAGTCCGAGAACGGCCCGGGGGGGCCCGACCCCTCTCCAGCGCCCCACCCCACCGGGATCAGCCCGCGGGTCCAGGCCGCCCGCTACAAGTTCCAGGCCCCCGCCGAGCAGGACCAAAACGGCacgcccagccccccctcccgggACCTGTCCCCCAACAACCGGGACAGCTTCGCCGCCCGGCAGCAGGCCCGGCACACCGTCACCCAGGTCCTGTCCCGCTTCACCAGCCCGCCCGCGGGGGGCGCCCTCCGGCCCggcccgccccaccccgcccccgagGGGGGGGGCCCCGTCCCCGCCCGGCTGGGCCCGCACGTCGGCCTCAAGTCCCCCACGCCGGGGCGGATCGACCGCGGCAACCCTCCGCCCATCCCACCCAAAAAGCCGGGCCTCTCTCAGACaccctccccgccccaccccgccatGAAGGTGTCGGGGGAAGGCGTCAGGCCCCCGGCCCCTGGCGCGGGGGGACTGCCCAAACCGGCCACGCCCCAGCTCCCGCCCAAGCCCGCCGTCGACCtggcgggccgggggggcggctGTCCCGTCCCAGCCTTGACAGCGACTCAGGTGGGTGCCGGCCCCGCCCCGGAGCAGGGGCCCCACCGGCCCGCATGCGCAGGGTGTTCCCCtagctcccccgccccccccgctaGCGCCGCGCCCCGTAGCCCCTGTGAGTCAGACAGCCTCCCGGCAGCAGCCTCAG GCTGGTGTGCGCCCGTAGCCCCCCCGCCAGGCTGCGGGGGCCCCGTCCCCCTGGTCGACGGGcgcaccctcctcctcctcgctgctGCCCAGGGAAACGTCACTTTGCTCTCCGTGCTGCTCAGCCCCGGCGAGGGAGGCGCCGCTGCCTTGTGTTCTGCTGCTCAAAACggacacacag aatgtGTGAAGCTGCTGCTGGCTGCAGGTGTTGCCGCTGAAGTTCCAGATAAAAAGGGCTTTACGCCTCTGCACACTGCTGCCGCCCACGGCAAgcccag GCGCGTGGAGGAGCTGGCGGGCGTGGCCGTGGACGTCGACCACGCGGCGGCGGACGGGCGGACCGCGCTCTTCCTGGCGTGCGGGAGCGGGAGCCCCGACAGCGTCAGGGCCCTGCTGGACGCCGGGGCCGACCGCACCCTCGTCACCGCG GACGGCTGGACGACCCTGCACGCCGCGGCCAGCATGGGTAACGCCTTCTGCCTggagctcctcctccaccacccgccccccagCGCCGAGCCCGCCTCCCCTGCTGCCGTGACCGCCGCCCCCCGGGACAAGAggccccccctcctgcccagCGCCCTCCTCAACCACTGCAACCGGGACGGCTGGACCCCCGCCCACATCGCTGCATCCAAAGGCTTTAAG AATTGTCTGGAGGTGCTGTGTGGCCACAGCGAGCTGGACATTGAGAAAAGGGACAAGTGCAACCGGACTATCCATGACGTGGCCACAGACGACTGCAAAGACCTGCTGGAGaacctgg ACTCCTACAGGGTTCTGATCCGGATCCAGAGAGGCTCGGAGGAGCGGGTCTGCACCGTGGACATGCTGGAGGACGGGCTCACCGTCGGCATGGTAACGGTGCGCAGGGCCACCGGCTGGGCGGAGCTGTCCCAGAGTCTGACCCGGGCCCTGTCCGCTCACTTCCTCCTGTtgagtgggggcggggcttctctGGGGCTCAGCGCCGACAGCGTCTCCTCCGTCCTCATTG gtgaTGCTGTTTGGCGCCCTGGCCAGCCGCTCTCCCCGTCGCCGTGGGACCTGATAAGGAAGCGTCACTGTCAGCACCTGACCGTCAGGCTGAAAG GCCTGTCTGAGTCGtctctggaggagctggtgtATGATTCTCTGATCcccctgcagctgctccagAACTACATCCggctg GTGGAACAGTATCGCAATATCATCTTCCATGGCTTAGAGGGAAGCTGCCAGGATTATatagccaatcaaatctgcCGATGCATAAAG CACAAACAGGAAGCTATGGGCGtttgctgtgacatcatcagagtGGAGGTGGATGAGACCCTGTCCAAGGAACAGCTGGTGGAGACCTTCATCAACTGTG GCTTCCTGGTCCCCGAGCGGCAGTGTGTGACCGGTGCTAgtgtggtggtgctgctggaggGTCTGGAGAGAGCCCGCTCCCTGTCGGAGCTCCTGGGGGACCTGTGCGAAGGGCTGGAGAACCGGGGCTCGGCCTACCCGCTGCCCCTGCTTCATGGTGAGGCCTGCTCTCAGTGGCCAGGGGGAGCTCTGGTTCCCTGGGGCTCAGACTACCCGCTGCCCCTGCTTCATG CTCAGGACGGCTGCGGCCTGCACCACTTCCACGAGGGCGGCTTTCTGATTGGCACGCTCACCAAGCCCCGCCTACATGGGGCGGAGCttctgctgcagcagcactTCCGCTGGGTGCAGCTGCGCTGGGACTCAGAACCACTATCTGGCCTCCTGAACCGACACCTGAACAGGAAGCTGGTGCACAAG ATGAGGGGCCAGGTGCCTCCCGCCTCCGACGTGCTGAGTCGGACTGTGGCCTGGGTGTGCGCCGTGTGGCAGCAGCTCAACTCCTGCCTGACCCGTCTGGGGGCCCCGGAGGCCCTGATAGGGCCACAgatgttcctgtcctgccccgTGGTACCAGAGCAGGCCCAGGCTGTCCTCAA GTGGCTGTCCCGGCTGTGGAACGTGGTGGTGGTCCCCCGCGTGGAGGAAGCCATCGGCGCCAGGGTGACGGCCAAACGGTCTCCGGGCCAGCGCCAGTCGCCCAGCAACAAAAACCTGTGTCCCAGGCAACAGGCTGTGGTGAAGGCTGCCCTCAGCATCCTGGTCAACAAGGCCGTCCTGCAGGGGTGTCCACTGCAGCGCACAG AGATAGATGAGCACCTGCCGGCATTCCAGGGCGGTGGCTTCCCCCTGCTGTCACTCAGCCCGAATAAGGGCGGAGCTAAGAAGGGGCGGGACGCCGCCGGCTGGCGGAAGGCTAGCACCAGCCCGCGCAAGAagggcggccccgcccccgcctggAGGGCCGGTGGCACGCTCAGAGAGG GTTTGCTGTGCAGCACTGACTCCAGTGGCCAGAG GGAGGACGTGCAGCTGTCTCTGAGCTCAGATGACCTCATTCAGGAGCTGCAGGCCATGTGCAGCAGCCGCTCCGAGCCGGACGTCAGTAAG GTGGGTCGCTCTCCCTCGAACCTCAGCGCCCCTGGGCCCGCCGGCAGCAAAAGCAGGGCCCCCAAACCCAGGTCCCAGCTCCCTGTCCCAGCCagcaccctgcagccccccggCAGCGTCCCGCGCAGCAGAACAAGGCAGACGCCGTTGCCCAAAAGCAAACCGCCAGAGGAGATCTGGATCCTGCACAGAGAGCCGCACTGA
- the LOC135245882 gene encoding cortactin-binding protein 2-like isoform X3 has protein sequence MSQCTRVGGHLLSEPLKRYSEKMATDGAGGEQPSQIQTLTTAVCGSVEMKCELNMDNLSKPELLTLLSIMEGELEARDLVIEALRAPRNEAFIQERYGHFNLSDPFLALQRDFESGGGAKARRAPCASPLAVLEVVMAHCRRMQERMAAQLAAADARQKKLEQEKAQLQGLQQEQRRLSAQLREEREKGKHMVSMLVRECKQLSARAAEEARRCQELSAQLEEEARASGRLGEELRAERQKGQQAEAASEKQLWELDTEREQLRARLGREEARGAELREESEALRRQVEELRTEREAPPPEATAAPPAAVAPPPADEAAPSADKVATVSVGVGTDHVTCRVAMCQTDPPAAEIGMEGLRKAPLALPAKPSPASYGGVGRGARGLPQSENGPGGPDPSPAPHPTGISPRVQAARYKFQAPAEQDQNGTPSPPSRDLSPNNRDSFAARQQARHTVTQVLSRFTSPPAGGALRPGPPHPAPEGGGPVPARLGPHVGLKSPTPGRIDRGNPPPIPPKKPGLSQTPSPPHPAMKVSGEGVRPPAPGAGGLPKPATPQLPPKPAVDLAGRGGGCPVPALTATQVGAGPAPEQGPHRPACAGCSPSSPAPPASAAPRSPCESDSLPAAASGWCAPVAPPPGCGGPVPLVDGRTLLLLAAAQGNVTLLSVLLSPGEGGAAALCSAAQNGHTECVKLLLAAGVAAEVPDKKGFTPLHTAAAHGKPRRVEELAGVAVDVDHAAADGRTALFLACGSGSPDSVRALLDAGADRTLVTADGWTTLHAAASMGNAFCLELLLHHPPPSAEPASPAAVTAAPRDKRPPLLPSALLNHCNRDGWTPAHIAASKGFKNCLEVLCGHSELDIEKRDKCNRTIHDVATDDCKDLLENLDSYRVLIRIQRGSEERVCTVDMLEDGLTVGMVTVRRATGWAELSQSLTRALSAHFLLLSGGGASLGLSADSVSSVLIGDAVWRPGQPLSPSPWDLIRKRHCQHLTVRLKGLSESSLEELVYDSLIPLQLLQNYIRLVEQYRNIIFHGLEGSCQDYIANQICRCIKHKQEAMGVCCDIIRVEVDETLSKEQLVETFINCGFLVPERQCVTGASVVVLLEGLERARSLSELLGDLCEGLENRGSAYPLPLLHAQDGCGLHHFHEGGFLIGTLTKPRLHGAELLLQQHFRWVQLRWDSEPLSGLLNRHLNRKLVHKMRGQVPPASDVLSRTVAWVCAVWQQLNSCLTRLGAPEALIGPQMFLSCPVVPEQAQAVLKWLSRLWNVVVVPRVEEAIGARVTAKRSPGQRQSPSNKNLCPRQQAVVKAALSILVNKAVLQGCPLQRTEIDEHLPAFQGGGFPLLSLSPNKGGAKKGRDAAGWRKASTSPRKKGGPAPAWRAGGTLREGLLCSTDSSGQREDVQLSLSSDDLIQELQAMCSSRSEPDVSKVGRSPSNLSAPGPAGSKSRAPKPRSQLPVPASTLQPPGSVPRSRTRQTPLPKSKPPEEIWILHREPH, from the exons AACGCTACAGTGAGAAGATGGCGACGGACGGAGCGGGTGGGGAGCAGCCTTCTCAGATCCAAACGCTGACAACCGCTGTGTGTGGAAGCGTCGAAATG AAATGCGAGTTGAACATGGACAACCTGAGCAAGCCCGAGCTTCTGACTCTGCTCAGCATCATGGAAGGCGAGCTGGAGGCACGGGACCTGGTTATCGAGGCTCTTAGG gccCCCCGGAACGAGGCCTTCATCCAGGAGCGCTACGGCCACTTCAACCTGTCGGACCCCTTCCTGGCGCTGCAGCGCGACTTCGagtctgggggcggggccaaggcGCGGCGGGCGCCGTGCGCCAGCCCCCTGGCCGTGCTGGAGGTCGTCATGGCGCACTGCCGGAGGATGCAGGAGCGCATGGCCGCGCAGCTCGCCGCCGCCGACGCCCGGCAGAAGAAG ctggagcaggagaaggcgcagctgcagggcctgcagcaggagcagcggcGGCTGTCGGCGCAGCTGAGGGAGGAGCGGGAGAAGGGCAAGCACATGGTCAGCATGCTGGTGCGCGAGTGCAAGCAGCTGAGCGCCCGGGCGGCCGAGGAGGCGCGCCGCTGCCAGGAGCTCTCcgcccagctggaggaggaggcgcgggcCTCGGGCcggctgggggaggagctgcGGGCGGAGCGGCAGAAGGGGCAGCAGGCGGAGGCGGCCTCGGAGAAGCAGCTGTGGGAGCTGGACACAGAGCGGGAGCAGCTGCGGGCGCGGCTGGGCCGGGAGGAGGCGCGCGGGGCGGAGctgagggaggagagcgaggcGCTGCGCCGCCaggtggaggagctgaggaCTGAGagggaggccccgccccctgaagCTACGGCCGCGCCTCCTGCagctgtggccccgccccctgcggACGAAGCCGCACCCTCCGCGGACAAGGTGGCCACGGTCTCCGTCGGCGTGGGGACCGATCACGTGACCTGCCGGGTGGCCATGTGTCAGACCGACCCGCCCGCGGCGGAAATTGGCATGGAGGGGCTGAGGAAGGCGCCCCTCGCCCTCCCCGCCAAACCGTCCCCCGCCAGCTACGGGGGCGTGGGCCGCGGGGCGCGGGGGCTCCCCCAGTCCGAGAACGGCCCGGGGGGGCCCGACCCCTCTCCAGCGCCCCACCCCACCGGGATCAGCCCGCGGGTCCAGGCCGCCCGCTACAAGTTCCAGGCCCCCGCCGAGCAGGACCAAAACGGCacgcccagccccccctcccgggACCTGTCCCCCAACAACCGGGACAGCTTCGCCGCCCGGCAGCAGGCCCGGCACACCGTCACCCAGGTCCTGTCCCGCTTCACCAGCCCGCCCGCGGGGGGCGCCCTCCGGCCCggcccgccccaccccgcccccgagGGGGGGGGCCCCGTCCCCGCCCGGCTGGGCCCGCACGTCGGCCTCAAGTCCCCCACGCCGGGGCGGATCGACCGCGGCAACCCTCCGCCCATCCCACCCAAAAAGCCGGGCCTCTCTCAGACaccctccccgccccaccccgccatGAAGGTGTCGGGGGAAGGCGTCAGGCCCCCGGCCCCTGGCGCGGGGGGACTGCCCAAACCGGCCACGCCCCAGCTCCCGCCCAAGCCCGCCGTCGACCtggcgggccgggggggcggctGTCCCGTCCCAGCCTTGACAGCGACTCAGGTGGGTGCCGGCCCCGCCCCGGAGCAGGGGCCCCACCGGCCCGCATGCGCAGGGTGTTCCCCtagctcccccgccccccccgctaGCGCCGCGCCCCGTAGCCCCTGTGAGTCAGACAGCCTCCCGGCAGCAGCCTCAG GCTGGTGTGCGCCCGTAGCCCCCCCGCCAGGCTGCGGGGGCCCCGTCCCCCTGGTCGACGGGcgcaccctcctcctcctcgctgctGCCCAGGGAAACGTCACTTTGCTCTCCGTGCTGCTCAGCCCCGGCGAGGGAGGCGCCGCTGCCTTGTGTTCTGCTGCTCAAAACggacacacag aatgtGTGAAGCTGCTGCTGGCTGCAGGTGTTGCCGCTGAAGTTCCAGATAAAAAGGGCTTTACGCCTCTGCACACTGCTGCCGCCCACGGCAAgcccag GCGCGTGGAGGAGCTGGCGGGCGTGGCCGTGGACGTCGACCACGCGGCGGCGGACGGGCGGACCGCGCTCTTCCTGGCGTGCGGGAGCGGGAGCCCCGACAGCGTCAGGGCCCTGCTGGACGCCGGGGCCGACCGCACCCTCGTCACCGCG GACGGCTGGACGACCCTGCACGCCGCGGCCAGCATGGGTAACGCCTTCTGCCTggagctcctcctccaccacccgccccccagCGCCGAGCCCGCCTCCCCTGCTGCCGTGACCGCCGCCCCCCGGGACAAGAggccccccctcctgcccagCGCCCTCCTCAACCACTGCAACCGGGACGGCTGGACCCCCGCCCACATCGCTGCATCCAAAGGCTTTAAG AATTGTCTGGAGGTGCTGTGTGGCCACAGCGAGCTGGACATTGAGAAAAGGGACAAGTGCAACCGGACTATCCATGACGTGGCCACAGACGACTGCAAAGACCTGCTGGAGaacctgg ACTCCTACAGGGTTCTGATCCGGATCCAGAGAGGCTCGGAGGAGCGGGTCTGCACCGTGGACATGCTGGAGGACGGGCTCACCGTCGGCATGGTAACGGTGCGCAGGGCCACCGGCTGGGCGGAGCTGTCCCAGAGTCTGACCCGGGCCCTGTCCGCTCACTTCCTCCTGTtgagtgggggcggggcttctctGGGGCTCAGCGCCGACAGCGTCTCCTCCGTCCTCATTG gtgaTGCTGTTTGGCGCCCTGGCCAGCCGCTCTCCCCGTCGCCGTGGGACCTGATAAGGAAGCGTCACTGTCAGCACCTGACCGTCAGGCTGAAAG GCCTGTCTGAGTCGtctctggaggagctggtgtATGATTCTCTGATCcccctgcagctgctccagAACTACATCCggctg GTGGAACAGTATCGCAATATCATCTTCCATGGCTTAGAGGGAAGCTGCCAGGATTATatagccaatcaaatctgcCGATGCATAAAG CACAAACAGGAAGCTATGGGCGtttgctgtgacatcatcagagtGGAGGTGGATGAGACCCTGTCCAAGGAACAGCTGGTGGAGACCTTCATCAACTGTG GCTTCCTGGTCCCCGAGCGGCAGTGTGTGACCGGTGCTAgtgtggtggtgctgctggaggGTCTGGAGAGAGCCCGCTCCCTGTCGGAGCTCCTGGGGGACCTGTGCGAAGGGCTGGAGAACCGGGGCTCGGCCTACCCGCTGCCCCTGCTTCATG CTCAGGACGGCTGCGGCCTGCACCACTTCCACGAGGGCGGCTTTCTGATTGGCACGCTCACCAAGCCCCGCCTACATGGGGCGGAGCttctgctgcagcagcactTCCGCTGGGTGCAGCTGCGCTGGGACTCAGAACCACTATCTGGCCTCCTGAACCGACACCTGAACAGGAAGCTGGTGCACAAG ATGAGGGGCCAGGTGCCTCCCGCCTCCGACGTGCTGAGTCGGACTGTGGCCTGGGTGTGCGCCGTGTGGCAGCAGCTCAACTCCTGCCTGACCCGTCTGGGGGCCCCGGAGGCCCTGATAGGGCCACAgatgttcctgtcctgccccgTGGTACCAGAGCAGGCCCAGGCTGTCCTCAA GTGGCTGTCCCGGCTGTGGAACGTGGTGGTGGTCCCCCGCGTGGAGGAAGCCATCGGCGCCAGGGTGACGGCCAAACGGTCTCCGGGCCAGCGCCAGTCGCCCAGCAACAAAAACCTGTGTCCCAGGCAACAGGCTGTGGTGAAGGCTGCCCTCAGCATCCTGGTCAACAAGGCCGTCCTGCAGGGGTGTCCACTGCAGCGCACAG AGATAGATGAGCACCTGCCGGCATTCCAGGGCGGTGGCTTCCCCCTGCTGTCACTCAGCCCGAATAAGGGCGGAGCTAAGAAGGGGCGGGACGCCGCCGGCTGGCGGAAGGCTAGCACCAGCCCGCGCAAGAagggcggccccgcccccgcctggAGGGCCGGTGGCACGCTCAGAGAGG GTTTGCTGTGCAGCACTGACTCCAGTGGCCAGAG GGAGGACGTGCAGCTGTCTCTGAGCTCAGATGACCTCATTCAGGAGCTGCAGGCCATGTGCAGCAGCCGCTCCGAGCCGGACGTCAGTAAG GTGGGTCGCTCTCCCTCGAACCTCAGCGCCCCTGGGCCCGCCGGCAGCAAAAGCAGGGCCCCCAAACCCAGGTCCCAGCTCCCTGTCCCAGCCagcaccctgcagccccccggCAGCGTCCCGCGCAGCAGAACAAGGCAGACGCCGTTGCCCAAAAGCAAACCGCCAGAGGAGATCTGGATCCTGCACAGAGAGCCGCACTGA